GCAACTTCGCCAGCAAAGGCTGGTTCACCGAGCAGCTCGAGGAGCCTCCCAAAGGCTGGCGGGTCCTCGCGCCCGACCTGCCCAACTTCGGCGACTCTAACAGGATGCCGGAGGCGATAAGCATCGAGGCCTACGCGCGCTATCTGGGCGCCTTCGCGGAAGCCCTCGAGCTCCCGCCCTTCGTCCTCCTGGGCCACTCCTTGGGCGGCGCGGTCGCGCAGGTCTATGCCGCTGCTCACCCGGGGACGCTGCTCGGTCTCGTCCTGGTCGCCTCGCCGCCGCCGGGCGGCTTCGTCTACCCCGAGGCGCTCTATCCCGCGCTCGAGGCCCTCAGGGGCAACCGCGAGGGCCTGGCCGGGGCGCTCGGGCCGACCATCGCCAAGAACCACCCCGCCTACTTTCCGGCGCTCATAGAGGACGCCCTCAAGATGCAAGCGGAGGCCTACACCGAGAACGGCCGGGCCCTGGGGCGCTACGACCTCGGCGAGCGCGTCGCCAAGGTGACTTGTCCCGTGCTGGTCGTGCGCGGTACGCGCGACCTGCCTCACCTCGTCAGCGAGGAGGTGGCGCGCGGGACCGCCGCCGCCTACGAGAACGCCCGGCTCGAGCTCCTCGCCGGCCTCGGCCACTCACCGCAGCTCGAGGATCCGCCGCGCTTCGGCGCCATCTTGCAGGACTTTCTGGGAGGGACGACATGACCTGAGCATTAAAAGGCGGTTGGAAAGTTGGAAAGTTGAAAGGTTAGAAAGAGCGGTTAGAAAGTTGGAAAGTTGAAAGGTTGAAAGGTTGGAAAGACGATACGCGAACCTTGAAACCTTGAAACCTTGAAACCTTAAAACTTGCTTCTAAAACTAAGGAGACAAAATATGAAAAAGCTTTTGATCCTACTAACCACGCTTGGTCTTGCGCTCGCCTACGCGCAGCCCGTCAGGATCGGCGTCCTGAGCCCACTCACGGGCGGCGCCGCGGGCACCGGGCAGGCGCAGCAGGCGGGCTTCATGCTGGCCTTGGAGGAGATCAACGCGGCGGGCGGCGTCCTCGGTGAGCCCCTGGAGATAATCATCGAGGACGACCAGGCCAACGCCGCGGTGGGCCTGGCCGCCTTTGAAAAGCTCATGACCGAGGACGAGGTCGAGTTTATCGCCGGGGGCTTCTCGAGTGGCGTGACCTTGGCGCTGGTCGAGTCCTTCAGGACCTTCCAGCCCCTCGTCTCCTGGATCGGC
This region of Deinococcota bacterium genomic DNA includes:
- a CDS encoding alpha/beta hydrolase, with amino-acid sequence MSPLPVRYAEVRGLRMAYHQAGEGRPLLMVHGNFASKGWFTEQLEEPPKGWRVLAPDLPNFGDSNRMPEAISIEAYARYLGAFAEALELPPFVLLGHSLGGAVAQVYAAAHPGTLLGLVLVASPPPGGFVYPEALYPALEALRGNREGLAGALGPTIAKNHPAYFPALIEDALKMQAEAYTENGRALGRYDLGERVAKVTCPVLVVRGTRDLPHLVSEEVARGTAAAYENARLELLAGLGHSPQLEDPPRFGAILQDFLGGTT